Proteins encoded by one window of Nicotiana tabacum cultivar K326 chromosome 10, ASM71507v2, whole genome shotgun sequence:
- the LOC107790712 gene encoding uncharacterized protein LOC107790712 isoform X2 has protein sequence MPLNRYQIRNEYSLADPELYKAADKDDPEALLEGVAMAGLVGVLRQLGDLAEFAAEIFHDLHEEVMATAARGHSLTVRVQQLEAEFPLIERAFLSQTNHSSFFYNAGTDWHPNLRIDQNMVTSGDLPRFVMDSYEECRGPPRLFLLDKFDVAGAGACLKRYTDPSSFKVETSSYTFTTSDVQREKKTRKSKKRGSRWRNGETPEVLPTSHAKLHQLFLEERIENGINVPAHRVKLKRKLNGFPFDPKTGKSYMNKFLEATLPEHRVVHEIGIDSSPLRLTSTDAYETSMDTEDIRPPSPDKEVMRRIKSASSSPSPPQSEESNALKTCLDEVVEDLYHDQIREISRPNQTLQSTDLLPSTHSIVDEKEIAMDGESRTEGSVGCESDDVASEIDNYVDALTTMESELETDSEQRARRDLHFLNSKNEVLRLSSSSEKLQTQSSDSHSMGNSTLSDDGNSYSKKEISSFSCSDSPSTSVESVLLESEISSKEAKTSDISYDRQSVNEETQLPQPPEHGDYDKRCIMVAREHSGSCDSGMRAETNEEFVAHGKSENPLASIAEDAADLHVSPPCAPIIFNAPERNGDDSPSRASIEDKLADDSIDGNLSVGENVSCASNPSDVPRRASGILPWSKSPKVQRKSKLDNDADLHVSPPSAPVIFKAPEQNGDDSPSRVSIEHKLADESVDGNLRVGENVSRASNSSDVPRRATGNLLWSKSPKIQHESELDDDDDMNLVSNLPFTSELLNVPSQDRHKLLSSDNQQLHNVDREDPLLGEDLTCLYNLSDGPSKEGDTSPSSLAVNHPNHLNGLGNENSNGISEGSAQTLDISGAPHKECGKHSWFTMSHDKTAEDTYMKKPHNLTTTEIEAGDADGEHEETCGAFSDAVTSEPGDISKNCGVDDLNSVDVLNPQIPEIANDIQPLESGKVEISCSKQENYDEVSSMTKFEEKDSVVPSELLYASASTGSITSQHLESLAKEAILSDETEHKIDKSDVTDETASLAALAYKEDIDDLDSSLDQKRFSEESVCLIGHSSQNELETDLPDGHVESKFEIQIADSPDSNSFVHDASNYHHPEPEVLDTLSDNKLSFDAENMLESNTASSQSPLSLDTEQVSSQRKNVVDSTEDASSLQTISLEEGKHELKDDQLNEELLDDDESPLMEQMQPSSHVDRALDASSLSLLPNLPSQDAVPDVIAHSSNQDPQPLLTDNCAEERAESAIHEHDKMEVLDNGESKSEPLALLAQPQQVDSFDLEQSAEASSIASPTFSPSQTSFPELLSQSNQDSLTSLPTHHSDRKEDEIPCKEPDEEKLIDEGVAKEELLPQFEEARLSNHADIVGAVSASSIPFMANVPCQTSVSNPLPLSSHNVNPFEHGNTMISTSPGFVLLPGDQIDLAEMPPLPPLPPIQWRMGKLHSSPDLEEELTQHHIGANSSSLPPRTDQNAQPVNRNMALSAVATESTALSCGNSRVRFIDPGDKHSVKPHFPLPGQYHEVQQSTLHAMRGGETQPVNSISDVTSLDKPSTDALGSSEELIQPLSRVAPEFLLDEQGSDHLEQHMPVTDGIKPKAAPINTGLTDASESLCLEPSQPQSQSQSQSQHHPLHLLAPETSLNRSNLEETPTRLEKNVVAHGTFIPSFTENAKPDHNIPPTEAEIIWPAVEEGNTNGVRMVKLQRPRTPLIDDLAVHDKSKLRKVTERVRPEIQKDDERDSLLEQIRKKSFNLKPTVATRPSIQGPQTNLRVAAILEKAKTIRQAFAGSDEEDDEDSWSDS, from the exons TTGTGATGGACTCATATGAAGAATGCAGAGGTCCACCTCGCTTATTCCTTCTAGACAA GTTTGATGTTGCTGGAGCTGGAGCATGTCTGAAACGTTATACTGACCCTTCATCTTTTAAAGTGGAGACATCCTCTTATACATTCACAACTTCAGATGTTCAGAGGGAAAAGAAAACTCGCAAGTCAaag AAGAGAGGTTCTCGCTGGAGGAATGGGGAGACACCTGAGGTGTTGCCTACATCACATGCCAA ACTTCATCAGCTTTTCTTGGAGGAACGCATTGAAAATGGTATAAATGTTCCTGCACATCGTGTGAAGCTGAAAAGAAAGCTGAATGGATTTCCATTTGACCCAAAAACTGGAAAGAGCTATATGAACAAGTTCTTGGAGGCTACTTTGCCAGAGCATAGAGTAGTCCATGAAATTGGTATCGATTCATCACCTTTGAGATTGACATCAACTGATGCTTATGAAACTTCGATGGACACTGAAGATATTAGACCACCGAGTCCTGATAAAGAGGTGATGCGGAGGATCAAGAGTGCATCTTCATCTCCTTCTCCACCACAAAGTGAAGAGAGCAATGCTCTAAAAACATGCTTGGATGAAGTCGTTGAGGATCTCTACCACGATCAAATTCGAGAAATTTCCAGACCAAACCAGACTTTGCAATCAACTGATTTATTGCCATCTACTCATAGCATAGTTGATGAAAAGGAAATAGCAATGGATGGAGAAAGCCGAACAGAAGGAAGTGTTGGTTGTGAGTCTGATGATGTTGCAAGTGAAATAGATAATTATGTAGATGCCCTAACCACAATGGAGTCAGAATTAGAAACAGACTCCGAGCAGAGAGCCAGAAGGGATTTGCACTTTTTGAACAGCAAAAATGAAGTGTTACGTCTGTCTTCTAGCAGTGAGAAGCTTCAAACTCAATCTTCAGATTCTCACTCAATGGGGAACTCTACATTATCTGATGATGGGAATAGTTATTCTAAGAAGGAAATATCTAGTTTTTCTTGTTCTGATTCCCCTAGCACTTCTGTTGAAAGTGTCCTTTTGGAGAGCGAAATTTCTAGCAAGGAAGCAAAGACATCTGACATTTCATATGATCGGCAATCTGTTAATGAGGAGACTCAATTGCCCCAGCCTCCAGAACATGGTGATTATGATAAAAGATGCATTATGGTAGCTAGGGAACACAGTGGCAGTTGCGACTCTG GGATGAGAGCTGAAACAAATGAAGAGTTTGTCGCCCATGGCAAGAGTGAAAACCCTTTAGCTAGCATTGCAGAAGATGCAGCAGATTTGCATGTCAGTCCACCCTGTGCTCCTATTATCTTTAATGCGCCAGAACGGAATGGAGATGATTCACCATCTAGAGCATCCATTGAAGACAAGCTAGCAGATGATTCGATTGATGGAAATTTGAGTGTAGGTGAGAATGTGTCTTGTGCATCAAATCCTTCTGATGTTCCTCGCCGCGCCAGCGGTATCTTGCCGTGGTCAAAATCTCCTAAAGTCCAGCGCAAAAGCAAGTTAGATAATGATGCAGATTTGCATGTCAGTCCACCCTCTGCTCCTGTTATCTTCAAGGCACCAGAACAGAACGGAGATGATTCTCCATCTAGAGTATCCATTGAACACAAGCTAGCAGATGAATCGGTTGATGGAAATTTGCGTGTAGGTGAGAATGTGTCTCGTGCATCAAATTCTTCTGATGTTCCTCGCCGCGCCACCGGTAACTTGCTGTGGTCAAAATCTCCTAAAATCCAGCATGAAAGCGagttagatgatgatgatgatatgaaTCTGGTTAGTAATCTTCCCTTTACTTCTGAGCTCCTAAATGTTCCTTCTCAAGACAGGCATAAATTGTTGTCTTCTGATAATCAGCAGTTGCACAATGTGGACCGTGAGGATCCATTATTGGGTGAAGATCTAACCTGCTTATATAATCTTTCTGATGGTCCATCAAAAGAAGGTGACACCTCACCTTCATCGTTGGCTGTAAACCATCCAAATCATCTGAATGGTTTAGGCAATGAGAATTCAAATGGTATTTCTGAGGGTTCAGCTCAAACGCTGGATATATCGGGTGCTCCTCACAAAGAATGTGGCAAACACTCATGGTTTACCATGTCTCATGATAAAACTGCTGAAGATACATACATGAAAAAGCCACATAACCTGACCACCACAGAGATTGAAGCTGGTGATGCAGATGGAGAGCATGAAGAAACGTGTGGGGCATTCAGTGATGCAGTTACATCTGAGCCGGGAGACATCAGTAAGAACTGTGGAGTAGATGACCTCAATTCGGTTGATGTGCTGAACCCTCAGATTCCAGAAATTGCAAATGATATTCAGCCCCTTGAATCTGGAAAAGTGGAGATTTCATGTTCTAAGCAGGAAAATTATGATGAAGTATCAAGTATGACGAAATTTGAGGAAAAAGATAGTGTTGTCCCCAGTGAGCTTTTGTATGCAAGTGCATCTACTGGTTCAATTACCTCTCAACATCTCGAATCATTGGCCAAAGAAGCAATACTCTCAGATGAGACAGAACATAAGATAGATAAATCTGATGTCACAGATGAGACTGCTTCTCTTGCTGCCTTGGcttataaagaagatattgatgATCTAGACTCGTCTTTAGATCAGAAAAGGTTTTCAGAAGAATCTGTTTGCTTAATTGGACATTCCAGCCAGAATGAATTGGAAACTGATCTACCTGATGGCCATGTAGAATCAAAGTTCGAGATACAGATAGCCGATTCCCCAGATTCTAATTCCTTCGTGCATGATGCATCCAACTATCATCATCCCGAGCCAGAGGTTCTTGACACTCTTTCTGACAACAAACTTTCTTTTGATGCTGAAAACATGTTGGAATCAAACACTGCTTCCAGTCAGTCACCATTAAGCTTGGATACTGAACAAGTATCCTCCCAAAGGAAGAATGTTGTTGATTCCACTGAAGATGCTTCATCATTGCAAACTATTTCTCTTGAAGAAGGAAAGCATGAATTAAAAGATGATCAACTCAATGAGGAATTACTGGACGATGATGAATCACCTCTCATGGAGCAAATGCAGCCTTCAAGTCATGTTGACCGAGCATTGGATGCTTCTTCCCTATCTTTGCTGCCAAACCTTCCAAGTCAAGATGCAGTGCCAGATGTTATAGCCCACAGCAGCAATCAAGATCCTCAACCCTTGCTAACTGATAACTGTGCAGAAGAGAGGGCTGAGTCAGCAATCCACGAGCATGATAAAATGGAGGTGCTGGATAATGGTGAGTCGAAATCAGAGCCATTAGCTCTGTTAGCCCAGCCACAACAGGTGGATTCATTTGACCTTGAACAATCTGCTGAAGCTTCTTCAATTGCTTCACCAACATTTAGTCCCAGTCAAACTTCATTTCCAGAGCTTTTATCACAGAGCAATCAAGACAGTTTGACATCTTTGCCAACCCACCACTCTGACAGAAAAGAGGACGAGATACCGTGTAAAGAACCAGATGAAGAGAAATTGATAGATGAAGGTGTTGCTAAAGAGGAGCTGTTACCTCAGTTTGAAGAGGCACGCCTCTCCAATCATGCTGATATAGTTGGAGCCGTCAGTGCTTCTTCTATACCATTTATGGCAAATGTTCCTTGTCAAACTTCAGTTTCAAATCCCTTACCTCTTAGCAGCCATAATGTCAATCCTTTTGAACACGGGAATACAATGATTTCTACCTCTCCTGGCTTTGTCCTGCTTCCTGGTGACCAGATCGATCTGGCGGAAATGCCCCCATTGCCTCCTCTTCCTCCAATTCAATGGAGGATGGGAAAATTACATTCTTCCCCTGATTTGGAGGAGGAGCTAACACAGCATCATATAGGTGCCAATTCATCAAGTCTGCCACCTAGGACTGATCAGAATGCTCAACCTGTGAATCGAAACATGGCACTGTCAGCTGTAGCTACAGAGAGTACAGCTCTCAGTTGTGGAAACAGTAGAGTTAGGTTTATTGATCCAGGTGATAAACACTCTGTAAAGCCTCACTTCCCATTGCCAGGTCAATATCATGAGGTGCAGCAGTCTACTTTGCATGCCATGAGAGGAGGGGAAACACAGCCTGTTAATTCTATCTCAGATGTAACTTCTCTGGATAAACCTTCTACTGATGCTTTGGGTTCAAGTGAAGAACTTATCCAACCACTGAGTCGAGTTGCTCCAGAATTTCTTTTAGACGAACAAGGCTCTGATCATTTGGAACAACATATGCCAGTAACTGATGGAATAAAACCAAAAGCAGCTCCTATAAATACAGGGCTTACAGACGCTTCTGAGTCATTATGCCTTGAACCATCTCAGCCCCAGTCCCAGTCCCAGTCCCAGTCCCAGCATCATCCCCTCCATCTGTTAGCACCGGAGACTAGCTTAAACAGATCCAATCTTGAAGAAACCCCTACGAGATTGGAGAAAAATGTGGTGGCTCACGGCACATTTATTCCATCATTTACAGAAAATGCAAAGCCTGATCACAATATTCCACCTACAGAGGCGGAAATTATTTGGCCAGCTGTGGAGGAAGGAAACACTAATGGGGTCCGCATGGTGAAACTACAAAGACCACGGACTCCACTAATTGACGATCTTGCTGTGCATGACAAAAGCAAA TTGAGAAAGGTAACAGAGCGGGTTAGGCCTGAAATACAGAAGGATGATGAAAGAGATTCTCTCTTGgaacaaataaggaaaaag TCATTCAATTTGAAACCTACAGTTGCAACAAGACCTAGTATTCAGGGTCCTCAAACTAATCTGAGAGTTGCTGCCATTTTGGAGAAAGCAAAAACAATTCGTCAG GCCTTTGCTGGAagtgatgaagaagatgatgaggatTCTTGGAGTGATTCATGA
- the LOC107790712 gene encoding uncharacterized protein LOC107790712 isoform X4 has product MPLNRYQIRNEYSLADPELYKAADKDDPEALLEGVAMAGLVGVLRQLGDLAEFAAEIFHDLHEEVMATAARGHSLTVRVQQLEAEFPLIERAFLSQTNHSSFFYNAGTDWHPNLRIDQNMVTSGDLPRFVMDSYEECRGPPRLFLLDKFDVAGAGACLKRYTDPSSFKVETSSYTFTTSDVQREKKTRKSKKRGSRWRNGETPEVLPTSHAKLHQLFLEERIENGINVPAHRVKLKRKLNGFPFDPKTGKSYMNKFLEATLPEHRVVHEIGIDSSPLRLTSTDAYETSMDTEDIRPPSPDKEVMRRIKSASSSPSPPQSEESNALKTCLDEVVEDLYHDQIREISRPNQTLQSTDLLPSTHSIVDEKEIAMDGESRTEGSVGCESDDVASEIDNYVDALTTMESELETDSEQRARRDLHFLNSKNEVLRLSSSSEKLQTQSSDSHSMGNSTLSDDGNSYSKKEISSFSCSDSPSTSVESVLLESEISSKEAKTSDISYDRQSVNEETQLPQPPEHGDYDKRCIMVAREHSGSCDSVAGMRAETNEEFVAHGKSENPLASIAEDAADLHVSPPCAPIIFNAPERNGDDSPSRASIEDKLADDSIDGNLSVGENVSCASNPSDVPRRASGILPWSKSPKVQRKSKLDNDADLHVSPPSAPVIFKAPEQNGDDSPSRVSIEHKLADESVDGNLRVGENVSRASNSSDVPRRATGNLLWSKSPKIQHESELDDDDDMNLLHNVDREDPLLGEDLTCLYNLSDGPSKEGDTSPSSLAVNHPNHLNGLGNENSNGISEGSAQTLDISGAPHKECGKHSWFTMSHDKTAEDTYMKKPHNLTTTEIEAGDADGEHEETCGAFSDAVTSEPGDISKNCGVDDLNSVDVLNPQIPEIANDIQPLESGKVEISCSKQENYDEVSSMTKFEEKDSVVPSELLYASASTGSITSQHLESLAKEAILSDETEHKIDKSDVTDETASLAALAYKEDIDDLDSSLDQKRFSEESVCLIGHSSQNELETDLPDGHVESKFEIQIADSPDSNSFVHDASNYHHPEPEVLDTLSDNKLSFDAENMLESNTASSQSPLSLDTEQVSSQRKNVVDSTEDASSLQTISLEEGKHELKDDQLNEELLDDDESPLMEQMQPSSHVDRALDASSLSLLPNLPSQDAVPDVIAHSSNQDPQPLLTDNCAEERAESAIHEHDKMEVLDNGESKSEPLALLAQPQQVDSFDLEQSAEASSIASPTFSPSQTSFPELLSQSNQDSLTSLPTHHSDRKEDEIPCKEPDEEKLIDEGVAKEELLPQFEEARLSNHADIVGAVSASSIPFMANVPCQTSVSNPLPLSSHNVNPFEHGNTMISTSPGFVLLPGDQIDLAEMPPLPPLPPIQWRMGKLHSSPDLEEELTQHHIGANSSSLPPRTDQNAQPVNRNMALSAVATESTALSCGNSRVRFIDPGDKHSVKPHFPLPGQYHEVQQSTLHAMRGGETQPVNSISDVTSLDKPSTDALGSSEELIQPLSRVAPEFLLDEQGSDHLEQHMPVTDGIKPKAAPINTGLTDASESLCLEPSQPQSQSQSQSQHHPLHLLAPETSLNRSNLEETPTRLEKNVVAHGTFIPSFTENAKPDHNIPPTEAEIIWPAVEEGNTNGVRMVKLQRPRTPLIDDLAVHDKSKLRKVTERVRPEIQKDDERDSLLEQIRKKSFNLKPTVATRPSIQGPQTNLRVAAILEKAKTIRQAFAGSDEEDDEDSWSDS; this is encoded by the exons TTGTGATGGACTCATATGAAGAATGCAGAGGTCCACCTCGCTTATTCCTTCTAGACAA GTTTGATGTTGCTGGAGCTGGAGCATGTCTGAAACGTTATACTGACCCTTCATCTTTTAAAGTGGAGACATCCTCTTATACATTCACAACTTCAGATGTTCAGAGGGAAAAGAAAACTCGCAAGTCAaag AAGAGAGGTTCTCGCTGGAGGAATGGGGAGACACCTGAGGTGTTGCCTACATCACATGCCAA ACTTCATCAGCTTTTCTTGGAGGAACGCATTGAAAATGGTATAAATGTTCCTGCACATCGTGTGAAGCTGAAAAGAAAGCTGAATGGATTTCCATTTGACCCAAAAACTGGAAAGAGCTATATGAACAAGTTCTTGGAGGCTACTTTGCCAGAGCATAGAGTAGTCCATGAAATTGGTATCGATTCATCACCTTTGAGATTGACATCAACTGATGCTTATGAAACTTCGATGGACACTGAAGATATTAGACCACCGAGTCCTGATAAAGAGGTGATGCGGAGGATCAAGAGTGCATCTTCATCTCCTTCTCCACCACAAAGTGAAGAGAGCAATGCTCTAAAAACATGCTTGGATGAAGTCGTTGAGGATCTCTACCACGATCAAATTCGAGAAATTTCCAGACCAAACCAGACTTTGCAATCAACTGATTTATTGCCATCTACTCATAGCATAGTTGATGAAAAGGAAATAGCAATGGATGGAGAAAGCCGAACAGAAGGAAGTGTTGGTTGTGAGTCTGATGATGTTGCAAGTGAAATAGATAATTATGTAGATGCCCTAACCACAATGGAGTCAGAATTAGAAACAGACTCCGAGCAGAGAGCCAGAAGGGATTTGCACTTTTTGAACAGCAAAAATGAAGTGTTACGTCTGTCTTCTAGCAGTGAGAAGCTTCAAACTCAATCTTCAGATTCTCACTCAATGGGGAACTCTACATTATCTGATGATGGGAATAGTTATTCTAAGAAGGAAATATCTAGTTTTTCTTGTTCTGATTCCCCTAGCACTTCTGTTGAAAGTGTCCTTTTGGAGAGCGAAATTTCTAGCAAGGAAGCAAAGACATCTGACATTTCATATGATCGGCAATCTGTTAATGAGGAGACTCAATTGCCCCAGCCTCCAGAACATGGTGATTATGATAAAAGATGCATTATGGTAGCTAGGGAACACAGTGGCAGTTGCGACTCTG TTGCAGGGATGAGAGCTGAAACAAATGAAGAGTTTGTCGCCCATGGCAAGAGTGAAAACCCTTTAGCTAGCATTGCAGAAGATGCAGCAGATTTGCATGTCAGTCCACCCTGTGCTCCTATTATCTTTAATGCGCCAGAACGGAATGGAGATGATTCACCATCTAGAGCATCCATTGAAGACAAGCTAGCAGATGATTCGATTGATGGAAATTTGAGTGTAGGTGAGAATGTGTCTTGTGCATCAAATCCTTCTGATGTTCCTCGCCGCGCCAGCGGTATCTTGCCGTGGTCAAAATCTCCTAAAGTCCAGCGCAAAAGCAAGTTAGATAATGATGCAGATTTGCATGTCAGTCCACCCTCTGCTCCTGTTATCTTCAAGGCACCAGAACAGAACGGAGATGATTCTCCATCTAGAGTATCCATTGAACACAAGCTAGCAGATGAATCGGTTGATGGAAATTTGCGTGTAGGTGAGAATGTGTCTCGTGCATCAAATTCTTCTGATGTTCCTCGCCGCGCCACCGGTAACTTGCTGTGGTCAAAATCTCCTAAAATCCAGCATGAAAGCGagttagatgatgatgatgatatgaaTCTG TTGCACAATGTGGACCGTGAGGATCCATTATTGGGTGAAGATCTAACCTGCTTATATAATCTTTCTGATGGTCCATCAAAAGAAGGTGACACCTCACCTTCATCGTTGGCTGTAAACCATCCAAATCATCTGAATGGTTTAGGCAATGAGAATTCAAATGGTATTTCTGAGGGTTCAGCTCAAACGCTGGATATATCGGGTGCTCCTCACAAAGAATGTGGCAAACACTCATGGTTTACCATGTCTCATGATAAAACTGCTGAAGATACATACATGAAAAAGCCACATAACCTGACCACCACAGAGATTGAAGCTGGTGATGCAGATGGAGAGCATGAAGAAACGTGTGGGGCATTCAGTGATGCAGTTACATCTGAGCCGGGAGACATCAGTAAGAACTGTGGAGTAGATGACCTCAATTCGGTTGATGTGCTGAACCCTCAGATTCCAGAAATTGCAAATGATATTCAGCCCCTTGAATCTGGAAAAGTGGAGATTTCATGTTCTAAGCAGGAAAATTATGATGAAGTATCAAGTATGACGAAATTTGAGGAAAAAGATAGTGTTGTCCCCAGTGAGCTTTTGTATGCAAGTGCATCTACTGGTTCAATTACCTCTCAACATCTCGAATCATTGGCCAAAGAAGCAATACTCTCAGATGAGACAGAACATAAGATAGATAAATCTGATGTCACAGATGAGACTGCTTCTCTTGCTGCCTTGGcttataaagaagatattgatgATCTAGACTCGTCTTTAGATCAGAAAAGGTTTTCAGAAGAATCTGTTTGCTTAATTGGACATTCCAGCCAGAATGAATTGGAAACTGATCTACCTGATGGCCATGTAGAATCAAAGTTCGAGATACAGATAGCCGATTCCCCAGATTCTAATTCCTTCGTGCATGATGCATCCAACTATCATCATCCCGAGCCAGAGGTTCTTGACACTCTTTCTGACAACAAACTTTCTTTTGATGCTGAAAACATGTTGGAATCAAACACTGCTTCCAGTCAGTCACCATTAAGCTTGGATACTGAACAAGTATCCTCCCAAAGGAAGAATGTTGTTGATTCCACTGAAGATGCTTCATCATTGCAAACTATTTCTCTTGAAGAAGGAAAGCATGAATTAAAAGATGATCAACTCAATGAGGAATTACTGGACGATGATGAATCACCTCTCATGGAGCAAATGCAGCCTTCAAGTCATGTTGACCGAGCATTGGATGCTTCTTCCCTATCTTTGCTGCCAAACCTTCCAAGTCAAGATGCAGTGCCAGATGTTATAGCCCACAGCAGCAATCAAGATCCTCAACCCTTGCTAACTGATAACTGTGCAGAAGAGAGGGCTGAGTCAGCAATCCACGAGCATGATAAAATGGAGGTGCTGGATAATGGTGAGTCGAAATCAGAGCCATTAGCTCTGTTAGCCCAGCCACAACAGGTGGATTCATTTGACCTTGAACAATCTGCTGAAGCTTCTTCAATTGCTTCACCAACATTTAGTCCCAGTCAAACTTCATTTCCAGAGCTTTTATCACAGAGCAATCAAGACAGTTTGACATCTTTGCCAACCCACCACTCTGACAGAAAAGAGGACGAGATACCGTGTAAAGAACCAGATGAAGAGAAATTGATAGATGAAGGTGTTGCTAAAGAGGAGCTGTTACCTCAGTTTGAAGAGGCACGCCTCTCCAATCATGCTGATATAGTTGGAGCCGTCAGTGCTTCTTCTATACCATTTATGGCAAATGTTCCTTGTCAAACTTCAGTTTCAAATCCCTTACCTCTTAGCAGCCATAATGTCAATCCTTTTGAACACGGGAATACAATGATTTCTACCTCTCCTGGCTTTGTCCTGCTTCCTGGTGACCAGATCGATCTGGCGGAAATGCCCCCATTGCCTCCTCTTCCTCCAATTCAATGGAGGATGGGAAAATTACATTCTTCCCCTGATTTGGAGGAGGAGCTAACACAGCATCATATAGGTGCCAATTCATCAAGTCTGCCACCTAGGACTGATCAGAATGCTCAACCTGTGAATCGAAACATGGCACTGTCAGCTGTAGCTACAGAGAGTACAGCTCTCAGTTGTGGAAACAGTAGAGTTAGGTTTATTGATCCAGGTGATAAACACTCTGTAAAGCCTCACTTCCCATTGCCAGGTCAATATCATGAGGTGCAGCAGTCTACTTTGCATGCCATGAGAGGAGGGGAAACACAGCCTGTTAATTCTATCTCAGATGTAACTTCTCTGGATAAACCTTCTACTGATGCTTTGGGTTCAAGTGAAGAACTTATCCAACCACTGAGTCGAGTTGCTCCAGAATTTCTTTTAGACGAACAAGGCTCTGATCATTTGGAACAACATATGCCAGTAACTGATGGAATAAAACCAAAAGCAGCTCCTATAAATACAGGGCTTACAGACGCTTCTGAGTCATTATGCCTTGAACCATCTCAGCCCCAGTCCCAGTCCCAGTCCCAGTCCCAGCATCATCCCCTCCATCTGTTAGCACCGGAGACTAGCTTAAACAGATCCAATCTTGAAGAAACCCCTACGAGATTGGAGAAAAATGTGGTGGCTCACGGCACATTTATTCCATCATTTACAGAAAATGCAAAGCCTGATCACAATATTCCACCTACAGAGGCGGAAATTATTTGGCCAGCTGTGGAGGAAGGAAACACTAATGGGGTCCGCATGGTGAAACTACAAAGACCACGGACTCCACTAATTGACGATCTTGCTGTGCATGACAAAAGCAAA TTGAGAAAGGTAACAGAGCGGGTTAGGCCTGAAATACAGAAGGATGATGAAAGAGATTCTCTCTTGgaacaaataaggaaaaag TCATTCAATTTGAAACCTACAGTTGCAACAAGACCTAGTATTCAGGGTCCTCAAACTAATCTGAGAGTTGCTGCCATTTTGGAGAAAGCAAAAACAATTCGTCAG GCCTTTGCTGGAagtgatgaagaagatgatgaggatTCTTGGAGTGATTCATGA